In the Bacillus amyloliquefaciens DSM 7 = ATCC 23350 genome, TTTCTTCCGTAAATCCGATTTCCGCCAAAGAAGAGACACTGTAGCCTTTCGGTTCGAGTATTTCTTTAAATTCTTTCACTTTTCCCGGATTGTGTGTCGCAATAATGGCTTCTTTCACGCTGATCAGGCCTCTCTTTCTTTATTTCAGTTCAGGCAATGTATCTCCAAGCACTTCTTTTTGTTTTTGAATAAGCGTCTGGATTCCTTTTTCGGCAAGGCTTAACAGTCCGTTTAAATCTTCACGGGAGAATGTGGCTTCTTCGCCCGTCCCTTGAAGCTCCACAAAACGTCCGCTTCCCGTCATGATGATATTCATATCGACTTCAGCCGCTGAGTCCTCTTCATAATTCAGATCCAAAAGAAGGCCTTCTTCTTTATCCATCCCGACAGAAATGGCCGCGAGATAGTCTGTCACAGGAGAGGTTTTGATAACGCCGCTTTTTACGAGTTTGCCGGCCGCAATGGCCATTGCCAAGAAAGCGCCGGTAATGGAAGCCGTTCTTGTTCCGCCGTCCGCTTGAATGACGTCACAGTCGATCCAGATCGTCCGTTCGCCGAGCTTCTCCAAATCAACGACGGCCCGGAGCGCGCGCCCGATCAGACGCTGGATTTCCATCGTTCTTCCGGAAACCTTTCCTTTTGAAGATTCTCTTATCGTTCTTTGATTCGTGGCGCGGGGAAGCATGCTGTATTCCGCTGTGATCCAGCCTTTTCCTCCGCCGCGTAAAAATGGCGGCACCCGGTCTTCCACTGATGCATTACAGATGACCTTTGTGTTTCCCGCTGTAATTAAAACAGAGCCCTCCGGGTGAGTGATAAAATCCAAATCAAATGTGATAGGTCGCAGCTCATCGTGCTGTCTTCCGTCGTGTCTCATATTTTACCTCCGATTATATGTACATAAACCTTTTGTTCCGGATTGTGAATAAAGAAAGAGGCAGCCGGAACGCTAACCTCTTTTTTACTAGTATATCAAAAATCGCAAATTAAAAACTACCCGTATTCACTTGGGACGGCCTCGAAACAGGTTTTGAAAGGGATTCTCCTTTTTCATTCACCAGTTCTGACTTTCCGTTTACTTTTATAGAAACACTTTTTATCGACGGCTGTTCTGTTAATGTGAGGACGATGCTGTCCAGTACGCCCGATGATACCATTTTTGTTTTTTCATCGGCGCTTCCGTAAATAGAGCTGTTAAAATCAAGTGTAACCTGGCCGTCTTTTACTTTCGGCTTGCTGAGGAGCTTAACATCGTTATTAAAGTCCGTCAAAAGCCCGCTTGCTTTGCCCGGTCCGTCGGCGAGCTGCTCAACGGCTGCGGTGATGTCGTTTGTTTCTGAATTGTCAATCCGCTTTGTGACAGGCACGTAGTATTCACTGGTCTCTGTTTCCGCCAGATAATACACAGTCAGCGGATGGGTGTCTGTCAGATCATTCACTCCGGCGGTTTCAATATTAATCCCGTCTTTTCTGCTTAAGTCGCCCGTAATCGGCGTGCCGCCCACAGGCATTTCTTTCAGTTCATGCCCGTTAATTCTGATTTTGACTTTATCTATTGAGCTGAATTGGGTAAGCGTCCATGTAATCGATTGCAGGATTTTTTGTTCGTCTTCTTTTTTGTAGTTTTTAAATTCCTTCGAAAAATCAGCGACGGCGGTACCGTCTTTTTTAATGTCAACATTTACCGTCGTATCCGCAGGGAGCACCGCTCTGAAGCCATTCGGCAGGATTTCTGACACAGGCCCTCCCTGAACCAAATACTCAAGGGCCTGCTTTGCGGTTCCCTCACTGTTCGGAAGAGGCAGTGTCTGTGCTGCGACATAGCCGTTTTTATCAATCAGATACAGCTCTCTCATGACTGTATTGGCCGGCTGATCGGCTTTAGATGTGCCGTTTTTTTCTGACTGCGTTGATTTCGCCTGAATTCCCGCTTCATCTTTTACATATGAAATGTCTTGAGGCGGGTCGATTTCCCCGGCTGTTTTATCGGATTGAAACAAACCGCATCCTGATAATACAAAAGCCGAAGTAAGACATGTTGCAGCAATGACTGCAGGTCCTTTTTTCAGCATACTTTTCCCTCCTAAGGCTGTTTGTACTATGATGTATACGAGCCCTGTGCGGGAAATAG is a window encoding:
- the rph gene encoding ribonuclease PH; translation: MRHDGRQHDELRPITFDLDFITHPEGSVLITAGNTKVICNASVEDRVPPFLRGGGKGWITAEYSMLPRATNQRTIRESSKGKVSGRTMEIQRLIGRALRAVVDLEKLGERTIWIDCDVIQADGGTRTASITGAFLAMAIAAGKLVKSGVIKTSPVTDYLAAISVGMDKEEGLLLDLNYEEDSAAEVDMNIIMTGSGRFVELQGTGEEATFSREDLNGLLSLAEKGIQTLIQKQKEVLGDTLPELK
- a CDS encoding GerMN domain-containing protein — its product is MLKKGPAVIAATCLTSAFVLSGCGLFQSDKTAGEIDPPQDISYVKDEAGIQAKSTQSEKNGTSKADQPANTVMRELYLIDKNGYVAAQTLPLPNSEGTAKQALEYLVQGGPVSEILPNGFRAVLPADTTVNVDIKKDGTAVADFSKEFKNYKKEDEQKILQSITWTLTQFSSIDKVKIRINGHELKEMPVGGTPITGDLSRKDGINIETAGVNDLTDTHPLTVYYLAETETSEYYVPVTKRIDNSETNDITAAVEQLADGPGKASGLLTDFNNDVKLLSKPKVKDGQVTLDFNSSIYGSADEKTKMVSSGVLDSIVLTLTEQPSIKSVSIKVNGKSELVNEKGESLSKPVSRPSQVNTGSF